The DNA sequence CCGAAGTTACCCAACAGCAGCGAGCGGTGAGCATAATCAATCCACTGACGCAGCGGCAAAATGCCGCTGGTGCCGTATGCCGGCATATCCCCTTTCACGCTTAAAGTTACCGGGTCAATAAAAATGGCCCGCGTTTCAGACTCCCCAAGTTTAGGATCGACAAACATTACGCGGGTAGTTTCTCCAGCGTTTATCGCCGGACGAACGGCCTGTAAACGCAGCCTTTCATCGGTAGCCTCCTTAGCGCGCATAATTTGCGCGCTAAGCGGCTGCTTTGCGCCACTAAGCGTACCGCGTAGAGCATCCTGATAAAGCCAGCTCTCCAGCTGTGGAGTGGCAACATATAGCGTACCGGTCAAAGCAGCCACAAAAATAAACGGCCCGATAAATAATCCAATATAGAAATGAAGACGACGCAGCAGGTTCAGCCATGCCGCGCGCGAGGTGCAGGTAGTCATACTTTTCCTTTTTTAAAGCAAAAGAGAACGTTGCGCAGTGCGCACATTATTTTTATGTAAAGGAGTAAGCAGGCAGGACCGGCGGCGCTCGGGTTTCGGGATAAAGCCAGGGAAAGTAATGCCAGTGTTTGAGTATCGGTCGGGTAACAGCAATCCGCTGGCGTCGAAGTATCATACTAGCCAGCAGCACCAGCGCGAGAATCAGACCCGGAACCTGAGCTAGCAGTACGCAGTAGCCACAGGCTTCAGCATGATCGAGCGGCATGCTATGCGCGTGTTCCGGAATCGAGGCGTCAGTATGCATTATGGGCATCTGATGTGATGGCATCTCTTCCGACATTTCCATCGTTGAATGGTGCATACCGCTCATCGGATCTTTTTGTAGCGCAACAGAGATCAGCGGCG is a window from the Klebsiella oxytoca genome containing:
- a CDS encoding DUF2946 domain-containing protein, which encodes MASTIFHHSAFRLRAAWLALFTILLIVVAPLISVALQKDPMSGMHHSTMEMSEEMPSHQMPIMHTDASIPEHAHSMPLDHAEACGYCVLLAQVPGLILALVLLASMILRRQRIAVTRPILKHWHYFPWLYPETRAPPVLPAYSFT